The proteins below come from a single Bactrocera dorsalis isolate Fly_Bdor chromosome 5, ASM2337382v1, whole genome shotgun sequence genomic window:
- the LOC105224887 gene encoding uncharacterized protein LOC105224887 isoform X3 — protein MVYVFLSVLGNYVSLPGAGTSPTEQQTILEVLNNKQAQQQQQQDATEATPTETATTTTAGTSTHTATPSPPAEKAAGSAVNIANDEIATSTINVPLDEVDSFSVDDLVSSQSTANTESSSSSNESATSQIPNPAVTSAPTTKEAVRIESTEEGEASAVTQRSTNTATVGDTAATKETITIQPIAVDRQCSANSSSSADQGHVLDIESHLIETYSDYQANDDSVGINELPPQQDELTVGSSKVETDVNVRTVIEVEPVGAISKKPVETVLPTRRVHRAESESENVDDAKAASEVVAETLNGKEDVAVEEKEPETEAETETETEAVESAFVLPNEPSDAIKATAERLVNEIEREVLDALRKSEDAQNQTNTEGSEAAETQNQLKAEVSADAAIVTQTLNNDAVPEEACKIEEKTEQATTLLDDISNSLTQKVDAQLSEVTSILKSSKTSHAANGDAEQNKHNELKIVNVPSPKTPSDEEERKRFLESLPHLDSNAEAQKLADDCKREYYQSLKKYLIQSQADRPPVPLQTYRWEDLRRAKERGGYPWTHLYKRPLGPDEQPEIVLLLRKSQEFRFLSESPKSLKKVRIDEQVIVKQPERYIQELSEAEEDYPQSAPEDEETHSLRSESISCVSDSILATGKPRKSTRLDKIRGYLRRRKGGRSNEDAQSLPCASISSSRRHSQETLPEPQPNPQILVNGKNTEQKHCYPIMKKLKSMADRQKKRLNIKRIHLGRDEKIVLGEETKILKLKKSPKAERGEIPHFIEKQDSDDVLEIMELDESPSRKRRDDGREDEERPEAANGIHEENEQMDTNPSEAVSIVVPDEIIEIPKLVEDNSELPTTSKEAVSTENLQQSEEIEADATAVEADVTAIEVATTAAPPKKAPRLRREHVYEEIEADLTPEALTQPQTTDVGVLELGAFETLKESLAKQDSSALKHIEEGIKPLPLDRMGSSEEDQVATAAAAAAAAADKPTINLLAPLSSVDSASSDEERNRAQLSPVTEESDAASVEDNLRIVDDNEPIDLKPAIKKEASPAPSDKKVTFSHVEDEAEPHREDIELPTEVQEATQEAAQRKRWTTMSDHEYEPIAAPAEDEQAAAPQTQTEKSDLARNIEKLHEEIKDTEDFQRDLEERYFSSEATTPRTESRTDYEIHTSQVDSSALEELPLKPENRKKGFMASAQDRTRKMQAGLKNQAGKIKTKLRTPAKKPASSSPKAKERKRFKAPEFSKIKMPEIKRPDMSKLKDFKRPEFTKFNKPDMSKFKLPEKFTTLKLKRSKSFKENETQDEEMEVSTQQTDAEPSVQPQKKKFEFNFGTYPRAFRKKKPVETQASLGTETDTAGVSVIPSTETQPSQESSNSPQGDRGPGPVRSRWADKFSDVSYNDSEGSRYRRYGSEQESFDRESSLERRMKDDLEETESEVQEMGILGGVADTKQFAEFDEENRAIHEISKMRAGEFRRRPMVHQDSDLRSEDSKDVEGWTEKEIEKNKLLRKAELEAEASYLKYPSDDVLPQETQSTASSGKKVVMEEIDDDEFFLRKRGVSEDNIELRQYISNAIREGYDRPMNALEHVGQTRESMEYRDYDIPPPKPKRLHKSYRPQDVSQDLESQRSEYGDDLSMSQNGSDYFNTPKRPLRKGRSRSKYSMDSQDFPVAEHIRHEPYFDDDEEYLRPPRNSYKDHEDEVEMNDLDIVGKQVFPGEPEGVNDGVPAPQAPRRRKRDTTRDNSMDKDSYMNGFGGRSVSNSRLQPTDDVIVYRTEHEYPIPLAETEKFAPALEARKSRATSRYDEDDRTSRGADSLGYDDHEESQAERDSNMDKDKYIIDMMENDGYAIVRKEQLPKPTPPARRKKFSRSPGERFASISSGSAKSSTPPPERPPPPRAYTPSTMEEPVPPRRKSATSLEVAPQILEDDYEEPEALQQERPESPRDLQSGEIINKMKFRPLPPPPRPPREKRQRAESKSSAHSAFVSLHERDFADDKIATSSTADSYDPTDVDLEEEETRLPEVEVSTQTDPLPDDFECEEFEITEDMRIIEPRINSLRKTLDELLREEELKIKAAEEAVAAPLTEEEQLTRGLQRFRDANQRSMSERSRASSQADRSKSQSRPPTPSAVVIERRISTPIPSQQAETMLEASLIVRPIDDLDLEEEALRREGLLTDSEQQSKSDVEATTSHDEEEESKHALSEYSVGPSSEELNAALDELRAQADSNYEDEKEEAELSEYASEYEKRADEGSLARSSYDRYIGDETSGKEDEEELELDVAEMKEELLQEIQTDSERYEASTNADEDEQKMSEIEEAPTEEEDAQKISEIDEAPTEEEDNVAPTTAEEVTPTLAQDKHFTYEDKAESLVETRDTTDAAAVLTEDREEATAFEEPPLPPPRRKSTTALELPPTLALVEETSKELTPVPTLAAAPLAQPPPQLPAHLGELEVERLRVHALQAGQIMVSQLHGAQISAEELECKSGNLIVKNIALPEGFIEDIVERVRTTDCSQLLTVETQTSLQASSEERSPAREVVPPPKPPRQRDLEGSKRTAADTSDEIALQQLRNYDEETQTDPLAYPTHMNVPPPVYATTEYLQSLPPLGFYNLRRADEPPYSGSADGNEANAQQRRQQPHHHHHHHHRHHRRCESSCSECEDYDELGEREETRSRSHSRRSRSSTRPPNEPQTVAKAGKQFMSACSLSLVQLLNRVTAAIRGAEADKNVEGQVHHIPTLLALFVVISFTLVVYMLAGRSVHTHHWDFFNPPGSGARQS, from the exons ATGGTTTATGTGTTCCTAAGTGTTTTGGGAAATTACG TGTCATTACCCGGTGCTGGAACTAGTCCAACTGAGCAACAGACCATACTTGAAGTGCTCAACAACAAgcaggcacaacaacaacagcagcaggaCGCAACAGAGGCAACGCCAACTgaaacagctacaacaacaactgccgGTACTTCAACACACACAGCAACACCGTCGCCACCAGCGGAAAAGGCAGCAGGCTCTGCAGTTAATATTGCAAACGATGAAATTGCAACGAGTACAATTAATGTGCCGTTAGACGAGGTGGATTCATTCAGCGTCGATGATCTAGTCAGCAGTCAAAGCACAGCCAATACGGAAAGTAGTTCTTCGAGCAACGAAAGTGCAACGAGTCAAATACCCAATCCGGCAGTGACGTCAGCGCCGACGACAAAAGAGGCGGTACGCATAGAAAGTACGGAGGAGGGCGAAGCGAGCGCGGTGACACAGCGTTCAACGAACACTGCTACTGTAGGTGACACAGCAGCGACGAAAGAAACGATTACAATTCAACCGATTGCCGTCGATAGGCAATGCAGTGcgaacagcagcagcagcgccgATCAGGGTCATGTACTTGATATTGAATCTCATTTGATTGAGACGTACAGTGATTATCAAGCGAACGACGATAGTGTTGGTATAAACGAATTGCCACCTCAGCAAGATGAACTGACAGTGGGTTCGTCGAAAGTTGAGACGGATGTAAATGTACGAACGGTGATTGAAGTGGAGCCGGTTGGTGCGATATCGAAGAAACCCGTTGAGACAGTGCTGCCGACAAGACGAGTGCACCGTGCCGAAAGTGAGTCAGAAAACGTCGATGACGCCAAAGCTGCGTCCGAAGTTGTAGCGGAAACTTTGAATGGCAAAGAAGACGTAGCGGTAGAGGAAAAAGAACCAGAAACGGAAGCGGAAACGGAAACGGAAACGGAGGCGGTAGAGAGCGCATTTGTGTTACCCAACGAACCGAGTGATGCAATTAAAGCGACCGCAGAGAGGCTAGTCAACGAAATAGAACGCGAAGTCTTGGACGCGTTGCGGAAGAGCGAAGACGCACAAAACCAAACAAATACTGAAGGCTCGGAAGCCGCAGAAACACAAAATCAATTAAAGGCTGAGGTCTCCGCAGACGCAGCAATCGTAACGCAAACACTTAACAACGACGCAGTGCCAGAAGAAGCGTgtaaaatagaagaaaagacTGAACAAGCCACAACCTTATTAGATGACATAAGCAACTCATTAACGCAAAAAGTCGACGCACAATTGTCCGAGGTAACAAGCATACTAAAGTCATCGAAAACCAGCCACGCCGCTAATGGTGATGccgaacaaaacaaacacaacgaGCTTAAGATTGTGAATGTGCCTTCGCCGAAGACGCCATCGGATGAGGAGGAGCGTAAACGATTTTTGGAGTCTCTGCCGCATCTAGACAGTAACGCCGAGGCGCAAAAACTTGCCGACGATTGCAAACGTGAATACTATCAGTCGCTGAAGAAGTATCTGATACAGAGTCAAGCAGATCGACCACCAGTACCGTTACAGACATATCGTTGGGAGGATTTGCGACGTGCCAAGGAAAGG GGCGGCTACCCGTGGACACATTTATATAAGCGGCCGCTCGGCCCAGACGAACAACCCGAAATTGTTTTACTTTTACGTAAATCACAAGAATTTCGCTTTCTTTCCGAGTCCCCGAAGTCGCTGAAGAAAGTACGCATCGACGAGCAAGTTATAGTTAAGCAACCCGAACGTTATATACAAGAACTTTCGGAAGCTGAAGAGGACTACCCACAATCGGCGCCCGAAGACGAAGAAACACACAGTTTACGCAGCGAAAGCATTTCTTGTGTGTCGGATTCGATACTTGCCACCGGCAAACCACGAAAGTCTACGCGTTTGGATAAAATACGTGGTTATCTGAGACGACGCAAAGGCGGGCGCAGCAACGAAGACGCGCAATCACTGCCTTGCGCCTCCATAAGCAGTAGTCGACGACATAGTCAGGAAACTTTACCGGAGCCACAGCCAAATCCACAAATTCTTGTGAACGGCAAGAACACCGAGCAAAAGCATTGTTATCCCataatgaagaaattgaaaagtaTGGCAGATCGCCAAAAGAAACGCTTGAATATCAAGCGTATACATTTGGGCAGAGATGAGAAGATTGTGTTGGGTGAAGaaacgaaaattttgaaattgaaaaaatcaccgAAAGCAGAACGTGGCGAAATACCACACTTCATAGAGAAACAAGATTCTGACGATGTGTTGGAGATTATGGAATTGGATGAGTCGCCGAGCCGTAAGCGCAGAGACGATGGCCGGGAAGACGAAGAACGACCAGAAGCTGCTAACGGCATACATGAAGAGAATGAACAGATGGACACAAATCCGAGCGAGGCAGTTAGCATTGTTGTGCCCGATGAGATCATAGAAATACCGAAGTTAGTGGAAGACAACAGTGAACTACCCACTACTAGTAAGGAGGCGGTATCAACAGAAAACTTGCAGCAGTCAGAAGAAATTGAAGCTGACGCTACAGCGGTGGAGGCTGACGTCACTGCAATTGAGGTTGCAACAACTGCAGCACCACCAAAGAAGGCGCCACGTCTGCGGCGCGAGCATGTATACGAAGAAATCGAAGCTGACTTGACGCCGGAAGCGTTGACCCAGCCCCAAACTACGGATGTTGGTGTGTTGGAGCTGGGCGCTTTTGAGACGCTTAAAGAATCGCTGGCGAAGCAGGACAGCTCAGCCTTGAAGCATATTGAAGAAGGTATAAAGCCACTGCCACTTGACCGCATGGGCAGCAGTGAAGAAGATCAAGTGGCCACtgccgctgccgccgccgccgccgctgctgaCAAGCCCACCATTAATTTGTTAGCGCCACTATCCTCCGTCGATTCCGCGTCATCGGATGAGGAACGCAATCGCGCACAACTCTCACCTGTGACGGAGGAAAGTGATGCAGCGAGTGTTGAAGATAATCTGCGCATTGTTGACGATAACGAACCGATCGATCTGAAGCCGGCCATTAAGAAAGAAGCCTCACCAGCACCATCGGACAAGAAGGTGACCTTCTCGCATGTGGAAGACGAAGCGGAACCGCATCGTGAAGATATCGAACTGCCAACGGAAGTGCAGGAAGCGACACAAGAGGCTGCCCAGCGCAAGAGATGGACGACTATGAG TGATCATGAATATGAACCTATCGCAGCACCCGCCGAAGACGAGCAAGCTGCGGCGCCGCAAACTCAAACTGAAAAATCAGATCTCGCACGAAATATTGAGAAGTTGCACGAAGAAATCAAAGACACCGAAGATTTCCAGCGAGATTTGGAGGAGCGTTACTTTAGTTCCGAAGCGACCACGCCACGTACAGAGTCGCGTACTGATTATGAAATACATACTAGTCAAGTGGATTCAAGTGCCTTGGAGGAGCTGCCCTTGAAGCCGGAAAATCGTAAGAAAGGTTTTATGGCTAGCGCACAGGATCGCACCCGCAAAATGCAGGCGGGCTTAAAGAATCAAGCCGGAAAAATTAAGACCAAATTACGCACACCTGCCAAGAAACCGGCATCGTCGAGTCCGAAGGCCAAGGAGCGTAAACGCTTTAAGGCACCTGAGTTCTCGAAAATTAAAATGCCGGAAATTAAACGGCCCGACATGTCGAAATTGAAAGACTTTAAGCGTCCCgaatttacgaaatttaataAGCCTGACATGTCGAAATTCAAATTGCCCGAGAAGTTCACGACGCTGAAGCTTAAAAGAAGTAAGTCGTTTAAGGAGAACGAGACACAAGATGAGGAAATGGAGGTGTCTACACAACAAACAGACGCCGAGCCAAGCGTACAGCCACAAAAAAAGAAGTTCGAATTCAATTTCGGCACCTACCCGAGAGCATTTCGTAAGAAGAAACCGGTGGAAACGCAAGCATCACTCGGTACGGAAACGGACACGGCGGGAGTCAGTGTAATACCAAGCACTGAAACGCAACCATCACAGGAATCCTCCAATTCACCACAGGGTGATCGCGGTCCCGGTCCTGTGCGGTCGCGTTGGGCTGACAAATTCTCCGATGTCAGCTATAATGATAGCGAGGGTTCACGTTATCGCCGTTATGGCAGTGAACAGGAAAGCTTCGATCGCGAATCATCACTAGAACGTCGTATGAAGGATGATTTGGAAGAGACGGAGAGCGAGGTACAAGAGATGGGTATATTGGGCGGTGTTGCAGATACCAAGCAGTTTGCCGAATTCGATGAAGAGAATCGCGCCATACACGAGATCTCGAAAATGCGTGCCGGCGAATTCCGTAGACGTCCGATGGTGCATCAAGACTCTGATCTACGCTCCGAAGATAGCAAAGATGTTGAGGGTTGGACGGAGAAAGAGATTGAAAAGAATAAATTGTTACGCAAAGCCGAGTTAGAGGCTGAGGCAAGTTACTTAAAATATCCCTCCGACGATGTATTGCCACAAGAAACGCAATCCACTGCGAGCTCTGGCAAGAAAGTTGTTATGGAAGAAATTGATGACGATGAATTTTTCCTACGAAAACGTGGTGTCTCCGAAGACAACATCGAGTTGCGACAGTATATAAGTAATGCGATACGTGAGGGCTACGACAGACCCATGAATGCATTAGAACATGTAGGACAAACCAGGGAAAGCATGGAATACAGGGACTATGATATACCACCGCCGAAACCTAAGCGACTACACAAAAGCTATCGGCCACAAGATGTATCGCAGGATCTGGAATCGCAGCGTAGCGAATATGGCGATGATTTGTCGATGTCACAAAATGGCAGCGATTACTTCAATACGCCCAAACGTCCACTGCGTAAGGGACGCAGTCGCAGCAAATATTCTATGGATAGTCAAGATTTTCCCGTAGCTGAGCATATACGACACGAACCATATTTCGACGATGACGAGGAATATTTACGACCGCCACGCAACAGTTACAAAGACCACGAGGATGAGGTGGAAATGAATGACTTGGATATTGTAGGCAAACAGGTCTTCCCAGGCGAGCCAGAGGGTGTCAACGATGGTGTGCCAGCGCCGCAAGCGCCCAGACGTCGCAAACGTGATACGACGCGAGACAATTCAATGGATAAGGATTCGTATATGAACGGTTTCGGTGGTCGATCGGTATCGAATAGTCGTTTACAGCCAACCGACGAT GTAATAGTTTATCGCACTGAACACGAATATCCTATACCCCTTGCGGAGACCGAAAAATTCGCACCAGCGTTGGAGGCGCGCAAATCTAGAGCAACTAGCCGTTACGATGAAGACGATCGCACGTCACGTGGCGCCGATTCGTTAGGTTACGATGACCACGAGGAATCGCAAGCCGAACGTGACTCGAATATGGACAAGGACAAGTACATAATCGACATGATGGAGAACGATGG TTACGCGATTGTACGAAAGGAGCAATTGCCGAAGCCAACGCCACCAGCTCGCCGAAAGAAATTCTCACGTTCGCCCGGCGAGCGCTTTGCCTCCATATCCAGCGGCTCTGCGAAGAGCAGCACGCCGCCACCCGAGCGTCCGCCACCACCCCGCGCCTACACACCGTCCACAATGGAGGAACCAGTGCCGCCGCGCCGCAAATCAGCTACAAGCTTAGAAGTGGCGCCGCAAAT ACTGGAGGATGATTACGAGGAGCCCGAAGCCTTGCAACAGGAGCGTCCCGAATCACCACGAGACTTGCAGTCTGGTgagattataaataaaatgaaattccGCCcattgccaccaccaccacgcCCACCGCGTGAGAAACGTCAACGCGCCGAAAGTAAAAGCTCGGCGCATAGCGCTTTTGTCTCGTTACACGAACGCGACTTCGCCGATGATAAAATTGCGACCTCATCCACTGCGGATAGCTACGATCCGACCGATGTGGATTTGGAAGAGGAAGAAACGCGTCTACCCGAGGTGGAGGTGTCCACGCAAACCGACCCGCTACCAGACGATTTCGAATGCGAAGAGTTCGAAATCACCGAAGATATGCGCATCATTGAGCCGCGTATAAATAGCTTGCGCAAGACGTTGGATGAGCTGCTGCGTGAGGAAGAGTTGAAGATTAAAGCTGCCGAAGAGGCGGTCGCGGCACCACTTACAGAAGAAGAGCAGCTAACGCGCGGTTTGCAGCGCTTCCGCGATGCGAATCAACGTAGCATGTCGGAGCGTTCGCGTGCCTCCTCGCAAGCGGATCGCTCCAAGTCACAAAGTCGTCCACCAACACCCTCGGCTGTGGTGATCGAAAGACGCATTTCCACACCTATACCCAGTCAACAGGCCGAGACCATGTTGGAGGCCTCATTGATTGTGCGTCCAATTGACGATTTGGATCTCGAGGAGGAAGCCTTACGTCGAGAGGGTCTGCTTACGGATAGCGAACAGCAGAGTAAATCCGATGTGGAAGCCACAACATCGcatgatgaagaagaagaatcaaaGCATGCACTTAGCGAATATTCAGTCGGACCGAGCTCTGAGGAACTGAATGCCGCGCTGGACGAACTGCGCGCACAAGCAGACAGCAACTATGAGGACGAAAAGGAAGAAGCTGAGTTAAGCGAATATGCTAGTGAATATGAAAAGCGGGCAGACGAAGGTAGTCTGGCGAGAAGTAGTTACGACCGCTATATCGGAGACGAAACTTCTGGAAAGGAGGATGAGGAAGAGCTCGAGTTAGATGTAGCGGAAATGAAAGAAGAGTTACTGCAAGAAATCCAAACAGACAGTGAGCGGTACGAAGCGTCAACAAATGCTGACGAAGATGAGCAGAAAATGAGTGAAATTGAAGAAGCGCCAACGGAAGAGGAAGATGCACAGAAAATAAGTGAAATCGATGAAGCGCCAACGGAAGAGGAGGACAACGTAGCGCCGACAACAGCTGAAGAAGTGACACCAACCCTTGCACAAGATAAACACTTCACTTACGAAGATAAGGCTGAAAGTCTAGTGGAAACACGCGACACCACCGATGCGGCTGCAGTGTTAACTGAAGATCGGGAGGAAGCGACGGCATTTGAAGAGCCACCACTACCACCACCGCGACGCAAATCAACCACAGCATTGGAACTGCCACCGACGCTAGCTTTGGTGGAGGAGACTTCGAAGGAATTAACACCTGTGCCAACATTAGCAGCAGCGCCACTAGCTCAGCCGCCACCTCAGCTCCCAGCGCATTTGGGTGAACTTGAGGTGGAACGCTTACGCGTGCATGCGCTACAAGCCGGACAAATCATGGTCTCACAGCTGCATGGCGCGCAAATATCCGCCGAGGAGCTGGAGTGTAAATCGGGCAATTTGattgtgaaaaatatagctTTGCCGGAGGGTTTCATTGAGGATATTGTGGAGCGTGTGCGCACTACCGATTGCAGCCAGCTGTTAACCGTCGAAACACAAACTAGCTTACAAGCGAGCAGCGAAGAGCGTTCGCCGGCGCGTGAAGTGGTACCACCACCAAAACCGCCGCGCCAACGCGACTTGGAAGGCAGCAAACGAACAGCAGCAGACACGAGCGACGAGATAGCGCTGCAACAGCTAAGAAATTACGATGAAGAAACACAAACCGATCCGTTGGCATATCCCACACACATGAACGTCCCACCGCCCGTCTACGCCACAACCGAATATCTGCAATCATTGCCACCGCTGGGTTTCTATAATCTACGACGCGCCGACGAACCGCCATACAGCGGCAGCGCCGACGGCAACGAAGCCAACGCACAGCAAAGAAGACAACAACCACATCATCaccaccatcatcatcatcgccaCCACCGCAGATGTGAATCATCATGTTCCGAGTGTGAGGATTACGATGAATTGGGCGAACGTGAGGAGACGCGCTCGCGCTCGCATAGCAGACGTTCGCGTAGTAGCACACGCCCACCAAACGAACCGCAGACCGTAGCAAAGGCGGGCAAACAATTCATGTCGGCCTGTAGCCTATCGTTGGTACAATTGCTGAACCGCGTGACTGCGGCAATTCGTGGTGCCGAGGCGGACAAGAATGTTGAGGGTCAAGTGCATCATATACCGACATTGCTTGCGCTCTTCGTGGTCATATCATTCACGTTGGTTGTGTATATGCTGGCGGGCCGCAGCGTACACACGCATCATTGGGACTTCTTCAATCCGCCTGGGAGTGGCGCGCGCCAGTCGTAG